A single genomic interval of Candidatus Jordarchaeales archaeon harbors:
- a CDS encoding AbrB/MazE/SpoVT family DNA-binding domain-containing protein, whose amino-acid sequence MLEEMVRVGKKNVIVIPSNIRKKVGIQEGDLLRIRVEGEKILLEKLSAGAFSVLAEVIGEPYEEEVDEKRAEEWLKKGR is encoded by the coding sequence ATGTTAGAAGAAATGGTGAGAGTTGGGAAGAAGAACGTCATAGTTATACCTTCCAACATTAGGAAGAAAGTTGGGATTCAGGAGGGGGATCTACTTAGGATTCGTGTTGAAGGCGAAAAGATACTGCTTGAAAAACTCTCAGCGGGGGCTTTCAGTGTCCTCGCCGAGGTTATCGGTGAGCCGTATGAGGAGGAAGTGGATGAAAAGAGGGCGGAAGAATGGTTGAAAAAGGGGCGATGA
- a CDS encoding PIN domain-containing protein: MPVADTEFLFALNPRDKKHEKALKTLSIKDLKVPDTALLEFQAVLRARGRTAADVAKAMVALKQIFGRKIKEASTISTSLLIVQAEIEEKYGLSYFDSLIAASALTLDGVIVSDDEAFDKVEGLKRVPLGGGEI; this comes from the coding sequence ATGCCCGTAGCTGACACCGAGTTTCTTTTCGCCCTAAATCCTAGGGATAAAAAGCATGAGAAAGCTTTGAAAACACTGTCCATAAAGGATCTAAAGGTTCCAGACACGGCGCTCTTAGAGTTTCAGGCTGTTTTGAGAGCTAGGGGTAGAACAGCTGCAGATGTGGCGAAGGCTATGGTTGCACTTAAGCAGATATTTGGTAGAAAGATTAAGGAGGCCTCAACGATAAGTACAAGTTTGCTCATTGTGCAAGCCGAGATCGAGGAGAAATACGGGTTAAGCTACTTTGACAGCTTGATAGCTGCTTCTGCTCTAACTCTCGATGGCGTGATAGTATCAGATGACGAAGCATTTGACAAGGTCGAGGGGCTAAAAAGGGTGCCACTTGGTGGAGGCGAAATTTAA